The genome window GAATGATAAATATACATTCAccagcttttttttttgctcagcacttatatatatatatatatatatatatatatatatatatattataaattgaaataGTACTAGAGATACATATATGTAGTTATGCAGCCAGCCATGTTCCATCATTTGAGCTGGACCTAGCTAGAGACATTATAATATATTACATAAACCATCCACACCCAATCCCTCCTAGCTTCTAAACCCATCTTTGAGATTCGAtgaccattgattaaaatgcATTCCAAAGTCCTTCTCCATGGTTTTGATCCATGTCCAGATCAAAAGAACCGCATCATCCATCAGTTTAGTTCCATCAAAAGTAGCATTTTGGaagactattttatttttgtgctgCCAGATTGTGTATGTTAATGCAATCCACCAGCACTTCCACCTTGTCGACATTTTCCTTCCGGCAACCCCGTGTCCATGCTGCAAGTAATGATCCCTAGGGTGTTGGGGCATTGTTGTTGATAACTTTATCCAGGCCATTGTCTCCCACCATAGAGGAAGGATATTGCTGcaagtgaaaaataaatgtgCAGCCTCCTCCTCTCTGTTTCTGCAAAACGGGCACGGCACGCCAGTCATTACCACCTGCCTTCTACTAAGATTCTTCTTTGTAGGTACTCTATCTCGGATGAGCCTCCAAACAAACACGGCAGCCTTTGCTGGAATTTTGAGTTTACATAAATCCTGAAAGTCAGAATTCAGACTTGCTCCCATTGTTTCATCCCATATCAAGTTATACCCACTTTTTGTTGAGTAATAACCACATGTTTCAGGCTTCCAAATCCAGGTGTCTTCCCTGCTTGAGTCCACTTGTTGTTGTGAAATTTCTCCTAAGAAACTATCCGCCATTTCTACTTCAGCATCAAATAGAGACCTCCTCCAAGTAAGCTTCTATTCCCACCCATTATCCGTACTACTCCCCATCTGCATGATCAATTGCTTTTGTTGGCATGAGATATGATACATCCTAGGATATTTGTCCATTAGTGGCATTTCATCAGCTGTCCATGGATCTTCCCAAAACCTAAATTTCTGACCACCGCCCACCTTCCAAGATGTTTCCTTTTTAAAGGCACTATTTTGCTGGTGGTTGTGAATTGAGACTAGGTCCTTCCACCATATTGAGTCATGAGTACCTGTTCTTCCATCCTCCAATGACCTCCATCCACCATATTTTGAGTCAATCACTTTGGCCCATGATTCGTTCTGTTTGTGGAAGAGTTCCCACCTCCACTTCCCCAACAAAGCTGCATTGAAAGTTCTTATGTCTTTGATTCCCAGCCCACCTTTATCCTTTTGTAGGCATACCATTTTCTAGTCAACCCATGCAATCTTCCTCTGCTCATGTGCTCCACTCCATAAAAATTTCCATTGAATAGCTTCCAATTTGATTATTACTTTTGAAGGAACcccgaaaaaaaagagaaaataaatgggAAGTGCGGTTAGAACAAAATTAATGAGAGTCACTCTCCCCCCGTAGGATATATGTCTGTGTTTCCAAggagctagttttctctcacTTTCTGATTATGGAATCCCAAAACTCACTACGTCTTGGATTATCCCCAATGGGGATACCCAAGTATAAGAATGGCAAGGTCAGATTTCTGCAATTGAGGTATTCAGCCACTTCCTTTTGCCAATGATCAGGTTTACCTATTGCCCCAAAACTGCTCTTTgcaaaatttatctttaaacCGGACGCAAGTTCAAAAACTCTCAACATGGATTTTATAGTCTTCACATTCTGCATAGTGGCTTCACCAAGGAAAATGGTGTCGTCAGCATATTATAATATGTTGACTGGTATCTTGTTTTTTCCCACCATGAAACTACTGTAGAGGCTCTTGTCCAATGCTTCTCTCATTAGTCCGGTTAGGCCTTCTGCCACAATGTTGAAAAGTGAAGGCGCTAGAGGGTCACCTTGTCGGAGGCCTCTATGGGGATAAAATTCATTTGTAGGGCTGCCTTTGACAAGGATAGACATGGAGGCTGATTTGAGACAACCCTCTATCCATCCACTTAAAGCAGAATCCTAGCCTCTTCATCATATATGATAAGAAGTTCCACGAGACCGAGTCATAAGCTTTTTTGTAGTCCACTTTAAACACGAGGCATGGCTTGTTCCGCCTTTTTGCTTCCTCCACTGCCTCGTTGGCAATCAGAACGTTGTGCAGCAGCTGTCTTCCAGAGATAAAAGTTGATTGCCTCTCATCAATTATGTTTGGCAACACCTTCTTCAGCCTATGTGCTAAGAGTTTAGCCACAATCTTGTAAACACAGCCTATTAATGAGATAGGTCTGTATTCATTAATATGAAGTGGATCCTTCACCTTTGGGATCAAGGCAATGAAAGATGCATTGGTCCCCCTCGTAAATACCCCATTGGCATGAAATTCAGCAATGAACCGGCTGAATTCAGGCTTTAACAACTCCCAAAattgtttaataaatttgaaatttagacCATCCGGTCCCAGGTTTTTTTCGCTTCCGCAGTTCCAAACAGCCGCTTTTATTTCTTCCTCTGTGAAGCTTGCCACCAACATGTCATTTTGTTGCTAATCTATCCCACAAAATCTGGTTCCATCTAAGATTGGCCTGTGTTGTTCAGGTTCAGTGAATCTGTTCTCAAAAAATGTGTAGATTTCCTCTTTCACTCTTCTAGGGTCATCTACCCATAAGCCATTAGCCATTATTCCTTTAACTGCGTTATTTGAACGTCTAGCATTCATTAACAAGTGAAAGTAGCGTGAGTTTCAATCCCCTTCTTTAATCCATCTCACTCTTGCCTTTTGTCGCATCAAGGACTCGTGGGAACATGCTGCTGCCCATAATTCCTCCTGCAATTTCTTGCGGGTCTCCAGCTCTTGAGTACTCAGCTGTCTAGTAGAACTTGCATCTTCCAAGCTATTTAACTCTGCCTCAATCTTATGTACTTTGTTGAGTGTGTCTCCATAATGCATCTTATTCCACAGCTtcagcttgagggggagtgttgtGATACATTCCATAATTAGCAcatatttgatttcttttatttgtacagcttttgttctattttatttctttccttaattTGGTAGCTGACAGCTTATAAATAAGTCTTGTGTTCActctttgaaaaacaaaattataataatattcaaattaatcTTTCAAGTATCGGAAACTGAGGTATCTAACAGTCTATAGACCTTAAAATAAACTTGCTTCCAACAGTCAAACAATCTGCTTAAAATAGACTTGCTTCCAATATTTTTAATGCAAAAGATGGCCCCTATTATCATGTTGTTAGATCCTAGAAGCCCCTGGTTCTTAAGGACTAAAGTATATTCTGATTATTCAAACATTTGATcttgaagtaatatttttagcATATAATGCATTGAGTTAAAAGTTAGACTATGGAAAGTTGATTAAATTGGAACTAGTTTTCAATGAAAAAAGAGCACAATGCAAACAATCTTCCTTACCAGTTTTCCAAATCCTTAaccacagaaaaagaaaaaaaaataaaaaacaaagaataaacATAAAGGTATGAGTTCTATTTCTGGAATAGAAACTAAACTTCCGTATTACCAACAAGGCAACAAGCAAGCATATAAAAAGGTCAAACATTTGTTCTTGAAGTAATatttataaggactaaatttatatttttaatagaggaaaaatatataaatattttaggaATTGTTCCAAATTGAGTCACCATttactaatatttaatatttaattagccTTTGATGATAGTCTAGGAAACAAAAGATTTAAAGAATAATCCCAGTTAACTCACCATTTAGACATAGAGCTCGTCTAATTCTGAACAAGAGCTTCCCCGATCTACATTGACTCAGATCCTGATTGCAGCAGCTGATGGGTCCCTTACCTCTTTTCATGACATTCTAGCTTCCTAATCTGTTGAATGTATCCAATCACTTTAGTTTATATGTCGAACAAAATATTCTACTTAATGAAATAACGATCATCTTCAACCCGTAGAAGCTTATGATTTTTACTTTCAATGACTCACGCTTTAATAGGCCTGAACTTCTTGGTGCTATGATTCGGCATAGATCCATTTAAGTTATCCAGTCTTGGCAATCTCTTTGATATAAATGCAgcttcctctctttttccccCTTCCTCTAAAGCAACTATCAGATCATGTAGACATGTCAATTCCTGATGTAAACCGTTCTCCACTAATTCATAGCATAAACTAAATGCTTCTGAAACCTTGTTAattttacaaagattcaaaataGTTGCATTACACAAATCAATATCAACATTCTGGTGATTTTCCAAACTAAAAATCAACAATTTGCATGCTTCTGACAGTTTTCCTCTTTTAAGGAGAAACTGAGCCACTTCTTCTATTTTAACACAATACCCATTCTTATAAAGCAAATTAATAATCTCAAATGCTCTTTCATGCTATCCACGTTCAAAAAGTAGCTGTAAACTCTCAGTTGATAGGTTTATATTATGTCTAACATTTTTCTCCAGCATCATAACAATAACACAGGAAGACTCATGAGCACAACCCTTTTCCAAAAGTTTTGCCAAAACAGAATGCCAGGTAGATGTTTTAGGCTGATAGGAGCTCTTGAGCATTTTCTCTAGTGTCTCCTTTGCAAGCAGAGGCTTATCCTTCTGAAGAAAACCATCAATCAAATAATCATATATCTCAATATCTAGAAGAAAGTCTCTTCTTAGCATCCACATCAAAAGCTCATATCCACTTTCGTATGCACCTTCTTTACAATACCCCATAATCACTGTGGTGTATGATTGGGGATCTTGTGTACCCCTTTTCATGAGCTATCTTATCACCCTCTCAGCCTTCTTAGTGTTCCCATGTTCACACAAAGACTCAAATATAGGATTATAAGAGGCTGCAAGCGGCTTAGAGCCAAATTTGCTTAACAagatttccttttcaaataactCATCAAACAACTGCTCTACCATATCATAGTCCCATTTCTGACACAAACTCCGTTTCAAAGTGCTGTACGAGGCTGAATCCGCAGGGATCCGAAATTTTTTCATGCTTTCAAACACCTTCAATGCTTCATCCAGGTTTCCTGCACAACAATGCAAATGAATAATGGTATTAAAAGTAAATGTATCTAGGCTGAACCCTCCATCGCTTTTCATTCGTTCCAAAACATCTTTCATCTTGTCCAACTTGTGTGCCTCACAAAGCCCTTTTACCAAAGTATTATAGGTCATGTTCGGCTTAAGGCCCCGGCTAGTCATCTCTTCAAGAACAACCAATGCCTCCTCAACTTCCTGCTTCATACAATACTCATGAATCAAAGTCGTATAAGTAACAACATTAGGATTCAAACCCTCACATTTCTTGCCCATACCATTCACCAAATTCCGAGCAATTCTAACCTTCCCCGCTCTACACAAACCATCAACAAGTGTGTTATACGTAACAACATCCGCATCGCAATTAAAACTCTCCATCTCTCTAAAAAAACGAAACCCTTCATCAACCATGGAGTTCTTGCAAAACCCTATGATCAAAACATTGTAAGTACAAGTGTCCGGAGAAACACCATACGTGCGAAGCATTTCATCATACACCTCCTTGGCCATATTGGTGCAACCCCTTTTAAGCAAAATTGACAACAGGTTGTTGAAGGTAACCACGGAGGGGGACACGGCAATGGATTTCATGGTCTGAAAAAGCTTCATGGACTCTTTGAAAAGGCCGGCTTCGGCGTAACTCCGAATGAGGCTATTGAAGAACCTGTCCTCGAGCTTGACCGTTCCCTTGGAGTGTTTCTCAATGGAAAAGAGGAAGTTTCTGGCCACATTGAGGTTCCTCTCGCGACCAAGGATTTCAAGCATGATGAAGTAGGATTCGGGTGTGTGGGAGAAACCCTTTTGCTGGGTCCATTTGAAGAAGCAAAGGGCCTTGGAAGGGTCTTTGATGAGACGAAGTGTTCGAAGAACAGTGGTTTTGGAGATAGTGATTAGGAGAGAAGAGAgcaacccatttgaaaaaggtTTGGAATTGATGAGATTGGCGATGGTTTTGGCTTGCTTGCGTTTCTTGATCTGGGTCTTGCGTTTTGGGGTTGTTCTTGGGGTCGGAGCAAAAGTACCTGAACCTTCAAAACCAGTTatgaggaaaaataaataaataagaaaaggagAGAAAGGAGTCTAGAGAAATGCACCTAAGGTGGGAATTGAAGGTGGAGATGGGAATGAAACGCTGATTTGAAGACAGTTGGTGTGACGAGAGACTGAGAGAAACCATGCCGAAGCTGTGAACTCAGTACAGTGCCTACTATTATACGCTATAAAAGTAGGGGTTCTCGCTTAAGGTGTGGTCGATTTTCAGACAAAAAAAAGTTtcgaaataaacataaaataaaaatacaatctaatttgattaaatttaaatgtaacatcaaatttgaatcaaattaaattattttgtatagtttaatttgatttgattttgtaattttttatttttaaaatttattatcataatttaaatttatcaattaaacataattattatatatgttatattattttaaaaataaattttattttcattaaatcttgtttaacatattttagttaaaagttattacttTTCCTTCtatttaacattaatataaaatgttattatcAACTCTTTTTATAACGTAATAATAATTTGTACATCAATGagtatttaacattattttttaataatattagtaaatacttttttaacatataaaagtaaaatatatattataacgcAATGGAAAAGCAATAAATCActtaatacttattattatttatcataataaaaatcaaaataattataagacaTGGTTTTtcggtttggtttggtttggtttttttataacaaGATCCAAAAATCGAACTAAACCataaaaatatgtgattttttagaattttagtcTTTGCAGTTTTCGATTTAAGTGGTTTTCGATTTTTTTATCGGATTGGCGGTTTACAAAAGGTTTTGTTCGGTTTTGAACACCCTATTACAAAGCCATGCTTTATTATGGCATGGCGGAAGAAGTGTGCCTGTGTGAGTTGAACAAGGCGACATTGTAGCTTATGTTCGAAATGATTTTGTTCGAATTAAGGGGGAGAAGTTTTTGGTTTGCCGAGAATCACAAGTTGTGAAACTTAGTTTCTCATGTTTAATAtgcattttaaaagataatattcaTGTGAAAGGATGtttccctaaaataatttttaattagtctctCGTGAATACTTTTTCATAAGAGAAAGTGGAAATCTTACTTTcacaagtttaattttttttactatagtaAAAACGCCATGCTATTCTTTATTgcactaaattgtaattttgatcaTCCTATAATTTCAAATCTGGGATTTTAGTCTCCTTATTTCTAAATCAAGACATTTAGTTTCCTATTTttcagaataaaatattttggtcCTTCCGTTAGTTAATCATCAttactaaaaaataggttttttacatcggttattaaggaCTTTTAATATTGGTTATTAACCAATGTTGAAACTACTAACGTTAAAGTataaacgttaacatcggttgtttaaaaaccgatgttgttttacaaaaaaaacatcatCGGTTATTAATCAATGTTGAAACTACCAACATTAaagtatcaatgttaacatcggttgtttaaaaaccgatgttgttaaaaaaacctatgttgttttcttctcaccaacattgatttttagaaaaatcaatgttgtgagtaaacaacaacatcatttttCCTTTGTCTTACCAAGCAGAAAAAATGAAACCATGTGCTCGGTAGGAGGCTCCAACTGGTCCTCCTCCTCATCTCTTCCACGTCTAAGTCTTCATCTCTATTGAATGGGTCCTACTCCTGGTAGGTGGAGATGAACTACATTGTGATATGTTAGAAGAAATAATTGGAGATGGAAGTGCCCCTTTACCAATCGATGGTTGTTAGGTAGGTCTCAGAAAGCCAAAACTAGGACTCGAGGATCCAGCATCACTCCAAGAAAGGAGGAGGAACTGGTGTGTTATAATTC of Glycine soja cultivar W05 chromosome 1, ASM419377v2, whole genome shotgun sequence contains these proteins:
- the LOC114410580 gene encoding uncharacterized protein LOC114410580; this encodes MADSFLGEISQQQVDSSREDTWIWKPETCGYYSTKSGYNLIWDETMGASLNSDFQDLCKLKIPAKAAVFVWRLIRDRVPTKKNLSRRQVVMTGVPCPFCRNREEEAAHLFFTCSNILPLWWETMAWIKLSTTMPQHPRDHYLQHGHGVAGRKMSTRWKCWWIALTYTIWQHKNKIVFQNATFDGTKLMDDAVLLIWTWIKTMEKDFGMHFNQWSSNLKDGFRS
- the LOC114410654 gene encoding uncharacterized protein LOC114410654 — its product is MVCLQKDKGGLGIKDIRTFNAALLGKWRWELFHKQNESWAKVIDSKYGGWRSLEDGRTGTHDSIWWKDLVSIHNHQQNSAFKKETSWKVGGGQKFRFWEDPWTADEMPLMDKYPRMYHISCQQKQLIMQMGSSTDNGWE